A window of the Paenibacillus woosongensis genome harbors these coding sequences:
- a CDS encoding LysM peptidoglycan-binding domain-containing protein encodes MEIRLIDEAAGTDFVFPVNPEEVRITRGKGYETLNMLSYGEFDMATAERVREITFSSFFPARWGDHEMQPAPKEAMHLLTEMMNSKRPVRLIIENLVNLLVFITVHDTTFKGGEPDDIYFDLTARMWRQPKVHTKAGSAAGSGNSGGGSNRPDLKKTPKAYTVKSGDSLSKIAKLELGDSSKWSAIYNLNKKMIGPNPNLIKPGQKLVMPS; translated from the coding sequence ATGGAAATCAGGTTAATAGATGAAGCCGCAGGCACCGATTTCGTGTTCCCCGTCAATCCGGAAGAGGTGAGGATTACTCGGGGCAAAGGCTACGAGACCTTGAATATGCTATCTTACGGGGAATTTGATATGGCAACGGCAGAGAGGGTGAGGGAAATCACCTTCTCTTCTTTTTTTCCCGCACGGTGGGGAGATCACGAGATGCAGCCTGCGCCAAAGGAAGCCATGCACCTGCTGACGGAGATGATGAACAGCAAGCGCCCCGTTCGACTGATCATTGAGAATTTGGTGAACTTGCTCGTCTTTATCACGGTGCATGACACTACGTTTAAGGGCGGGGAGCCCGACGATATTTACTTCGATCTGACGGCCCGGATGTGGAGGCAGCCAAAGGTTCATACGAAGGCGGGGAGTGCTGCAGGCAGCGGGAATAGCGGTGGTGGATCGAATCGTCCTGATTTGAAAAAAACGCCAAAAGCCTACACCGTCAAGTCCGGCGACAGCCTCTCTAAAATTGCCAAGCTGGAGCTCGGCGACAGTTCTAAATGGTCGGCTATTTACAATTTGAACAAAAAAATGATCGGCCCTAATCCCAATTTGATCAAACCAGGGCAGAAGCTGGTGATGCCGTCATGA
- a CDS encoding phage tail assembly chaperone produces MSDVKEWNEQDILDGLFETAANLPEETVFISRLSLRVTLRGLTSSKVDSIRERCTIRKTTKGHVSEKIDSELFNATLIKEATSALEVVRKQTDGQEQSVKLSGWGDERITSRLRLSGGDEAVRRMLLAGELDAVGDKVLELSGFGVDIADLKN; encoded by the coding sequence ATGAGTGATGTAAAAGAGTGGAACGAACAGGATATTCTCGACGGTCTCTTCGAGACGGCAGCGAATCTGCCGGAAGAGACCGTTTTTATTTCCCGGCTAAGCCTGCGCGTAACGCTGCGCGGCCTGACCTCCAGCAAGGTCGATTCAATCCGCGAGCGCTGCACGATTCGCAAAACGACGAAAGGCCACGTCTCGGAAAAGATCGACAGCGAGCTGTTTAATGCGACGCTGATTAAGGAGGCGACCTCTGCTCTGGAGGTCGTACGCAAGCAGACCGACGGCCAGGAGCAAAGCGTGAAGCTGAGCGGCTGGGGCGACGAGCGCATTACGAGCCGGCTCCGGCTGTCGGGCGGAGATGAAGCAGTGCGCCGTATGCTTCTCGCCGGTGAGCTTGATGCTGTAGGCGATAAGGTGCTGGAGCTGTCCGGCTTCGGGGTGGACATTGCCGACCTAAAAAACTAA
- a CDS encoding phage tail tube protein, translated as MAQYLDPSRVIMGTFGQIFIDGVWQSNLNHLEANVEADKRELNLVGTEYTVFKLGRKKGTGTMSGYKVTSDMIQRGFQKFNIIQKLDDPEAYGFERIELKNCMVDRIQLANWTAGEEVVEETPFTFEGYDLLDPITGP; from the coding sequence ATGGCACAATATCTCGATCCAAGCCGCGTCATTATGGGGACGTTCGGGCAGATTTTTATCGATGGCGTATGGCAGTCGAACCTGAATCACTTGGAGGCCAACGTAGAGGCGGATAAAAGAGAACTCAATCTGGTGGGCACGGAATACACCGTTTTCAAGCTGGGTCGCAAAAAAGGCACCGGCACGATGAGCGGCTATAAAGTGACCTCCGACATGATCCAGAGGGGCTTTCAGAAGTTCAATATTATCCAGAAGCTGGATGACCCAGAGGCGTACGGCTTTGAACGCATTGAGCTGAAGAACTGCATGGTCGATAGAATCCAGCTGGCTAATTGGACGGCGGGGGAAGAGGTTGTTGAAGAAACGCCGTTCACCTTCGAAGGGTATGATCTGCTTGATCCGATCACAGGACCTTAG
- a CDS encoding phage tail sheath family protein has protein sequence MAAGNWNLTSQPVLPGLFMNFVSAAGSAIAPGARGVVVAPVKAHWGPISQFVEVTSENAIKELFSTDESGGATAYTTLYFSLLGGAKKLLAYRIADSSAAPAELVLKNGEASPEEALKLSAKYSGERGNAFKVTIQSSLAVPDMKELKLYEGNALLRTITLGTGDVDAAVAAINEDAGNKWIVAEKLSDGELANVSGVTFEGGASGISGITNADYIAATEAFETQDFHVLTLDGVTDAALRTSLVAWLKRVRSEGKGIMAALGGTFAEDTGADAVNKAIARSVAADFEGVINVGTGAVLNGKSYSSAQVACWVAGLIAGQALKESTTYAASPFEDVTRRWTRSEQEQAVHNGVFLLVHDGRRVKVLRGVNSLITLQQGQNKGWKKIRKIRVIDQINADLQRQAEDHYIGKVNNTEEGRQALISAGRQYLQSLAAEGVIAATGYDVTLDPRFYGDGAVMRPEDDQVFLTWQADDTDVMEQIFGTFYVQ, from the coding sequence ATGGCAGCAGGAAATTGGAATTTGACGAGTCAGCCGGTATTGCCGGGGCTGTTCATGAACTTTGTAAGTGCGGCGGGGTCAGCGATCGCGCCGGGGGCACGCGGCGTGGTGGTCGCTCCGGTCAAGGCGCATTGGGGGCCGATCAGCCAATTTGTGGAGGTAACGAGCGAAAATGCCATCAAAGAGCTGTTTTCAACCGACGAATCCGGCGGGGCAACGGCTTATACGACGCTGTACTTCTCCTTGCTTGGCGGCGCAAAGAAGCTGCTGGCCTACCGGATTGCGGACAGCTCTGCTGCGCCGGCCGAGCTTGTGCTGAAGAACGGTGAAGCGAGTCCTGAAGAGGCATTGAAGCTAAGCGCCAAATACAGCGGCGAACGCGGCAATGCTTTTAAGGTGACAATTCAATCGAGCCTGGCTGTGCCGGACATGAAGGAGCTCAAGCTTTATGAAGGCAACGCACTGCTCCGCACGATCACACTGGGTACTGGCGATGTGGATGCTGCTGTTGCCGCAATTAATGAGGATGCGGGGAATAAGTGGATCGTGGCGGAGAAGCTGTCTGACGGCGAGCTTGCTAACGTGTCCGGCGTGACTTTTGAAGGGGGAGCCAGCGGAATTTCAGGGATTACGAACGCGGATTATATCGCGGCTACGGAAGCTTTTGAGACGCAGGATTTCCATGTGTTAACGCTCGATGGGGTTACGGACGCGGCGCTGCGTACAAGCCTTGTCGCCTGGCTCAAACGGGTGCGCAGCGAGGGCAAAGGCATTATGGCCGCGCTCGGCGGAACATTCGCAGAGGATACGGGCGCAGATGCCGTGAATAAAGCAATTGCTCGCAGTGTCGCAGCGGATTTTGAAGGAGTCATCAACGTAGGGACGGGGGCTGTATTGAACGGAAAATCGTATTCCTCTGCACAGGTCGCTTGTTGGGTCGCGGGGCTGATTGCTGGACAGGCATTAAAAGAGTCCACGACATATGCCGCGTCGCCATTTGAGGATGTGACCCGCCGCTGGACGCGCTCGGAACAGGAGCAGGCGGTGCACAACGGCGTATTCCTGCTAGTGCATGACGGCCGCCGGGTTAAGGTGCTGCGCGGGGTGAACAGCTTGATTACCTTGCAGCAGGGCCAGAACAAGGGCTGGAAGAAAATCCGCAAAATCCGCGTTATTGACCAGATTAATGCTGATCTGCAGCGTCAGGCGGAGGATCATTACATCGGCAAAGTCAACAATACAGAGGAAGGCCGTCAGGCGCTGATTAGCGCAGGCAGGCAGTATTTGCAGTCTTTGGCTGCGGAGGGCGTCATCGCGGCTACGGGCTACGACGTGACGCTGGATCCGAGATTTTACGGGGACGGCGCAGTCATGCGGCCAGAGGATGATCAGGTATTCCTGACCTGGCAGGCGGACGACACTGATGTGATGGAACAAATTTTCGGCACGTTCTACGTGCAATAA